TACAGCAATCAAGAAGATGTTGAACAAGTAAAGCAAAAGCTATACGATAGCATCACAATTTCGAAGGATAAAGTTGAAGCACCAACGCTAATTTATGCGACAATTACAGAGTAAATGAAGCTGAGAACTAGGACGTACGAAGTCCTAGTTCTTTTTTTATTGTTACAGAAAGTTTATGTTCAATAAAGTGTTAAAGTATTCTCTTTACATTTTTTTTGGTGTCTAGCCCAATCGCTATCAGCTCGGGTCGCTTCGGCCCTGCTGTGGCGACGGAAGCCTCCTCGCAGGTCCTAAAGCGCCCTTCGCCTAAGGACTTGATCAAAGACGAACTCGCATATGACGCAATGTTTTTTTAGAAAATGGAAATGGCTATTTTTTTCATCAACTTCAATCATATTTTCAGTGACGCTCTCCGATATCACTACTTCACACACATCTTGTTACTAAAACTACAAATTTAGATATTTTTCAATTTCTTGAATGAAATTATTATGAAATGGAAAAAATGGGAACGTATTAAGAATGGAGGGTGTGGACATGAAACAACTACTTGTGTTAACAACAGCAATCTTCATGATGTTTGGCGTTGCCACGCAGGCTAAAGCGAATGAACAACAATTGAAGCTTGTAGATGATGTAAAATCGGCTATTTTGATGGAGCGTGATACAGGTGAAATTTTATACGCATCTAACGCAGATGAAAAATTACCACCTGCAAGCATGACGAAGATTATGACGATGCTCCTCATAATGGAAGAATTGGACAAGGGAACGTTGAAATTAGATGAGAAAGTTCGGGCGAGTGAATATGCAGCTTCGATGGGAGGATCACAAATCTTTTTAGAAGCAGGGGAAGAAATGACTGTTGAAGATTTACTAAAAGGAATTGCGATTGCTTCTGGAAATGATGCGTCTGTAGCCATGGCAGAAAGAATAGCGGGCTCAGAGGATGCGTTCGTAGCAAAAATGAATGAAAAAGCTAAAGAACTCGGCTTAAAGAATACGCAGTTTCAAAATCCAACCGGACTTCCAGAGGATGGGCACTATAGCTCAGCAAAAGATATGGCCCTAATGGCTAAAGAATTATTGAAATATGAAGACATTACAAAGTATACGGGAACGTATGAAGATTATTTACGTGAAAACTCGGACGAGAAGTTTTGGTTAGTGAACACAAATCGACTAGTCAAGTTTTATCCAGGTGTGGATGGTGTGAAAACGGGTTATACAAATGAAGCAAAATATTGTTTAACGGCAACAGCCAAAAAGGGAGATATGCGCGTCATTGCGGTTGTCTTTGGTGCACCTACTCCGAAGCATCGAAATGCACAAGTAACGAAAATGCTTGATTATGCGTATAGTCAATACGAAACACATCCGCTATTCACAAGAAACGAAAAAGTTTCTGACGTTAAGATAAGTAAAGGCAGCGACCAAAATGTCAATCTAGTAACTTCAGAGCCAATTTCGATCTTGACAAAAAAGGGAGAAAGTATCGACGACATTAAACAGGAAGTTGTATTTAAAGAAAATGTTCAAGCACCTGTAGAAGCAGGAGACGAGCTAGGTACCCTTATATTGAAAAAAGGCGAGGAAGTAAAGGTGAAAAGTCCTTTAGTTGCGGAAAAGGATGTTGAAACAGCCAGTTGGTGGACGTTATTCAAGCGAGTATTCGGTGATTTCTCGAAAGCAAGCTAGGTTCGTTTGGCACATTATAGCGAAATGACACTAGTTTTGTCTTAAAGGAGGATTTACCTCAGTGAATCTAGAAAGACTCAATATCCTTACATTTGAAGGAGGAATTTTAGTTGAGTCTACTGATTGACATGGAGGTAAAAAAGAACGTTTTATGTGTCCGTTTATCTGGTGAATTAGATCATCATACAGCTGAAGATTTGCGGAATCGAGTGAATGAAATTGTGGAGAAGCAGAATATTGAACATATGCTTTTTAACTTCAAAGAGTTACACTTTATGGACAGCTCAGGTTTAGGGGTCATTTTAGGAAGGTACAAGCAAATCAAAAACATTGGTGGAGAAATGGTTGTATGTTCAGTCTCACCTCCTGTCAAGCGGCTTTTTGATATGTCTGGATTATTTAAAATCATCCGTTTGGAAGAATCGGAAGGTCAAGCGCTTGAAACATTGGGGGTGGCGTCATGAAAAATATGATGAATCTCAAATTTTCGAGTGTAAGTCAAAACGAATCATTTGCTCGTGTTACAGTAGCAGCGTTTATTGCGCAGTTAGATCCTACGATGGATGAATTGACAGAAATAAAAACGGTTGTATCAGAAGCTGTAACGAATGCGATTATCCATGGATATGATCAAAATCCAGATGGCATCGTATATATTTCTTGCACGTTGGAGGACCACATTGTTCATTTAACAATTCGAGATGAAGGAAAAGGAATTGAAAATATTGAAGAAGCGAGACAACCACTCTTTACATCGAAGCCAGATTTAGAGAGATCTGGAATGGGATTTACGATCATGGAGAATTTCATGGACGAAATTCAAGTGGAAACAACTGTTGGCCAAGGAACAACAGTAAAGCTTACGAAGCATTTATCAAAAAGTAAAGCTTTATGTAATTAAGGAGCGAAGCTATGGATGTGGAGGTCAAGAACGAATTTTCAAATGGGCAGTTAAAAGATCATGAAGTCAAGGATTTGATTAAACGTAGTCAACAAGGGGAACAAGATGCAAGAGATCTAATTGTACAGAAGAACATGAGGCTCGTCTGGTCTGTCGTACAACGTTTTTTAAATCGTGGATACGAGCCAGATGACTTATTTCAAATCGGTTGTATTGGACTTTTAAAATCAGTGGACAAATTCGATTTGTCCTATGATGTGAAATTTTCGACTTACGCGGTTCCGATGATTATCGGTGAAATTCAGCGATTTATACGTGACGATGGAACAGTAAAAGTAAGTCGTTCTCTTAAAGAGCTTGGGAATAAAATCCGTCGTGCAAAAGAAGAGTTATCAAAGAAATTAGGAAAAGTTCCAACAGTACAAGAAATAGCTGACCATTTAGAAATTCCGCCAGAAGACGTCGTTCTTGCACAAGAAGCGGTTCGTGCACCATCATCCATTCATGAAACAGTATATGAAAATGACGGAGACCCCATTACATTACTAGATCAAATAGCAGATCATTCAGAGCATCGATGGTTTGATAAAATCGCTTTACAAGACGCGATACAAGATTTAGATGAACGAGAACGTTTAATCGTATATTTACGCTATTATAAAGATAAAACACAATCAGAAGTAGCTGAACGACTTGGTATCTCACAAGTTCAAGTCTCACGATTAGAGAAAAAAATATTAAAGCAAATGAAAGATCGAATGAGTGGTTAACTTATTCGATCTTTTCTTTTTATTGTTACAGAAAGTTTAAGTTCAAAGTGTTAAAGTATTCTCTTTACAGTTTTTTTGGGTGTCTAGCTCCAAGCGCCATCATCTCGGGTCGCTTCGGCCCTGCTGTGACGACGAAAGCCTTCTCGCAGGTCCTAAAGCGCCCTTCGCCTAAGGACTTGTGCTTTGCGCTTTTCTTATTAGGGTCTTTTCTAAAGGATTGTTGCTTTAGTACATTGTACAGAATCGTATTTACACGATGTAATGGAGCGGAAGACACGTGATGCCGGCGGAATCTAGAGGAAAGTAAGTGTTTGTAGCCAAATAGTATGAATTTATTTTAAAAGTAGCCTTTAGTTTAAACACTGTAAATAACATCAAAATAAATGGGATAGGACTACCAATAAATGGACGGATTCTTCAGGTATGTGCGTTTCCCTTCCAATACATACTACCAGTAACAATGGAAAAAGGTAGGAAGTGAGGCGAAATATGAACCGAAATGTTTATTTACGCCTTCGCAATAGGATTGAAGTAAAGGCAGATGCAGTAATTAAACTGAAAGATGTGGCGAAAGTTGTAGCTGAAGATGAGATTGAACAAAAATTGAATGAACAAGTTCTTCATAAAGTTCAAAAGCATGATAAAACGTTTCATGTCATCGATGTCATTCAAGTGATTGAGAGTATTCATCGAATCCATCCAACTCTTGAGATTAATACGTTCGGTCCAAATCAAACGATTGTCGAAATCGTTTATCCAAAACGAAATCTATCCTTCATTAAATTTTCATTCGTATGGTTACTTCTCTTTGTAGGAGCAGCTATTGCGATCATGAATTTTCATGAGGATGTCAGTATGCAGCAAGTACATGTTCGATTATATCGGATTTTAACGGGTGAACGTAATTTGAAGCCGTGGATTCTTCAAATTCCATATTCCATTGGCCTTGGTTTAGGGATGGTGCTGTTCTTTAACCATGTCTTTAAAAAGCGGATAAATGAAGAGCCGAGTCCACTAGAAGTGGAAATCTTTAATTATCAAATGAATATTGATCAATACCTATCCATCAATGAAAACAAAGAAAGCTTGAAGAAGAACGATGAATATTAACATTTTAATTATTATGATGATTGGTTTATCCGCTGGTCTTGCTGTAGGAGCAGGCTTTGTTGCCTTTTTAACAGTTTTAGGAATTATCCCTAGATTGATGCAGCTAACAAAAACGATTTCATACGTTCGATTGTATGAATGGGCGGTCATATTAGGCGCGCTAATAGGTGGAGTATTAAGTTTATTGAACCCGATTTTTGATCTTTCTTCTTACTGGCTATCGGTTATAGGTCTTTTAGATGGCATCTTTATCGGTATGCTAGCAGCAGCATTAACAGAAGTGCTAAATGTGATTCCATTGCTCACGAAAAGAATTGGAATGGAACGAAACATGCTGGTTTTACTCAGTGCAATCGTATTAGGAAAAGTGGTAGGATCTTTATTTCATTGGCTCTATTTTGTCGACCACTAAAAGGAGGATAACGATGACAAATAAAATGAAAGACGATTATTCAAATCAAATTAAGCAATACCAACCAAAGCCGAATTATATTTGGAATTGCACGAAAGCATTCGTTGTGGGGGGGACGATTTGTACGATCGGTCAAGTCATAAATAACATGTACATTTATGTGTTTCATTTTTCAGAAGAAAATGCAGGGAATCCGACGGTTGCCACGTTAATTTTAATTTCCGCACTATTAACTGGATTTGGAATTTATGATCGGCTTGGACAATTTGCAGGAGCAGGATCTGCGGTACCAGTTACCGGTTTTGCAAACTCGATGACCAGTGCAGCGTTAGAACATAAAAGTGAAGGATTAGTACTTGGTGTCGCGACCAATATGTTCAAGCTTGCGGGAAGTGTTATCGTCTTCGGGGTGGTAGCTGCGTATCTCGTCGGTATCATTCGCTACATTGTAAGCGTAAGCCTATCTTAAAGGGAGTGATCGTTATGGGATTAATGGGAGGAACTTGGACGTTCGAGAATCGAATTTATGTCAATTCATCGGGTACTGCTGTTGGACCTAAAGAAGCGGAAGGTCCCTTAGGACAAACATTTGATATTTCACATGAAGATTTACACTGTGGTGAAGATAATTGGGAACTTGCTGAAAGAAGACTGATGGAGCAAGCGATTGACCAATGCTTAACAAAGTCCAATTTGCAAACTGATCAAGTTGATTTTTTTATTGCTGGAGATTTATTAAATCAAAACGTCACATCAAACTATGTGGCAAGGCATTTACAAATCCCAACAATTTGTATGTTTGGCGCTTGTTCAACTTCCATGGAAACAGTCGCAATTGGCTCCCAATTAGTCGATAGTGGGTTTGCGAATAAAATTGTTGCCGCCACAAGTAGTCATAATGCAACAGCAGAAAGACAGTTTCGCTATCCTACTGAATATGGTGGACAAAAGCCAGACACAGCAACGGCTACCGTAACAGGAGCTGGGGCGGTTTTAATTAGCCAGGAGTATAGTGATATTGTCATTACTTCTGCAACGATTGGAAAAGTAGTTGATTATGGATTAAAAGACCCTTTTGATATGGGATCAGCCATGGCTCCGGCAGCTGCAGACACGATTCAACGACACCTTCAAGACTTAAACCGTACAACAAATGATTACGATATGTTCATTACGGGAGATCTATCTGGAATAGGAAGCCCAATATTAAAGGACCTTTTGAAAGAGGAAGGAATTGATATCGATGAAAAACATTTTGATTGTGGATTAATGATTTACCGACCTGATCAAAATGTATTCGCTGGAGGAAGTGGGTGTGCTTGTTCCGCTGTTGTTACATTTAGTCATATTTTTAATATGCTCCGTTCGAAAGAAGTAGACCGGGTTTTCGTGGTGGCAACTGGAGCATTATTAAGTCCAACGATGATCCAACAAAAGGAATCAATCCCCACAATTGCTCATGGAGTTGTGTTCGAACGAGCGGAAAGGGGTGTGCATCACTAATGGAGTATGTTATTGCGTTTATTGCAGGAGGATGTATTTGCATCATTGGACAGCTCTTGTTAGATATATTCAAGCTAACACCTGCACATGTGATGAGTTCTTTTGTTGTTATCGGAGCTATTTTGGATGGGTTTGGGATATATGATCGTTTTATCGAATTTGCTGGAGCGGGCGCGACGGTCCCGATTACAAGTTTCGGTCATTCTTTACTTCATGGTGCGATGAAGGGAGCAGATGAACATGGTTTCATTGGGATAGGAATGGGTGTGTTCGAACTAACATCAGCTGGTATATCTTCTGCAATCGTCTTTGCATTTTTAGTTGCCGTCTTTTTTAGGCCGAAAGGATAAGAAAATGAAGGATAGAAGAGTGATACTTATTACAGACGGAGATGAATATGCTGCAAAGGCTGTTCAGCATGTAGCCAAACAAATCGGCGGAAGATGTATCACACAGTCAAAAGGGAATCCATCTCCGTTATCAGGAGAGGAACTTGTCAAACTCATTTTGCAAACACCTAATGACCCTGTCCTAGTCCTTTTTGATGACTGTGGTTTACAAGGGGAAGGACCAGGTGAAATCGCGATGAAATATGTAGCAAACCATGAGCGTATTGAGGTGCTTGGTGTAATTGCTGTCGCTTCTAACTCGAATCATAAAGAGTGGACGAAGATAAATGTTAGTATTGACCGATATGGAGAATTAACTTCCTATGGTGTCGATAAATACGGAGTACCAGATATTGAAGAGGGAAGAATGAGTGGAGATACGGTTTATTGCATCGACCAACTGGGTGCACCAATCGTTGTAGGAATTGGAGATATAGGAAAGATGAATCGGAAAGATAGTATCGAACATGGATCGCCTATTACAACTCAAGCCGTTCGACTTATATTAGAAAGGAGTGAATCCGATGGCGGAAACGTTGAAAGATGAAAAAACACAGATATCTTCCCATTTGGCAGAAAATGAACGCTTCTTCAAAAACCATATTGGCTTAGGAACAAGCTTTGATTTAGGTGTAAGGAAGTTTACCATCATTGGCAAACAAGTGCATCTCTATTATGTAAATGGTTTATGTGATACACAATTCATTATTGACTTATTAAGGCAAATTACAGAAGTTAACGATCATGAAGTAGAAAGTTCAAAAGTAAAAGACATCATAGAAAATCGGTTAATTCATCAACAAGTAAGCACGATTAAAACGTTAGATGAAGCGGTCGATCAATTGCTTTCCGGATTAATCGTCTTCATAGTTGAAGGATCGGATTTTGGGTTTGTTGTCGATGTAAGGAGCTACCCTGGGCGATCACCTGAAGAACCGGATACAGAAAAGGTTGTTCGTGGTGCACGAGACGGTTTTGTAGAAAATATTATCGTCAATACCGCGTTAATTCGGAGAAGAATAAGGGACGAACGACTCCGATTTGAAATGCTAAAGGTAGGAGAACGTTCAAAAACGGATATTTGTTTGGCGTATGTAGAAGATGTCGCAGATCCTGGGCTTGTAGAAGTAATTAAAAAAGAACTAAATACAATCAAAATTGATGGGTTGACGATGGCGGATAAAACAGTAGAAGAATTCTTAGTAAAACAAGGGTATAATCCGTTTCCTCTCGTTCGGTACACAGAGAGGGGAGATGTTGCGGCCAATCACCTACTTGAAGGACATGTCATTATTATGGTAGATACGTCCCCAAGTGTAATTATTACGCCAACAACGTTTTTCCATCACGTCCAACATGCCGAAGAATATCGGCAAGCACCTGCAGTTGGAACCTTTTTAAGATGGGTTCGCTTTATCGGAATATTATCATCCATTTTTCTTTTGCCGCTTTGGTTTTTGTTTGTCCTAGAGCCATCGTTGCTCCCAGAAAATTTAGCCTATATCGGTCCAAGTGAAACGAAAAATATTCCAGTATTAATTCAGTTATTTTTAGCAGACTTAGGGATTGAGTTTTTGCGGATGGCTGCTATTCATACCCCGACCGCTTTATCTGTTGCAATGGGATTGATTGCTGCTGCTTTAATCGGGCAAATTGCCATCGATGTTGGACTTTTCGTTCCTGAAGTCATCTTATATGTATCTGTAGCCGCAATCGGGACGTTTACTACCCCAAGTTATGAATTAAGCATTGCAAATAAAATGGTTCGTCTATTTTTACTTATTTTAGTGGCTATATTTCACGTTCCAGGTCTAGTAGTCGGTTCCACGTTATATATAGTACTACTTGCAAGCATTCGTTCATTAAATACTCCTTATTTGTGGCCATTTATCCCATTTGATCCGAAGGCATTATGGCAAATCGTCGTTCGTACATCGGTTCCAGGAGCAAAATTGCGACCGAGTATCGTTCATCCGCAAAATGAGAAAAAACAACCTACGTCGTAAAATATTATTTTTTAATAATTTTCCCCCTTGCTGAATGTTTAGAATTATTCATTGAATCCTATATTGATTTGTGTTAATGTATTTTTAACTATTTAAAGGATGAATGTAAGTGATAAAGGGGGCAACTAAATGTATTTACATGGTACAAGTAGAATTAACGAGAAAGGGCATTTAGAAATAGGTGGTGTAGATACAACGGAACTCGCAAAAGAATATGGTACCCCCCTATATGTATATGACGTAGCTTTAATTCGTAAAAGAGCAAGAGAATTTCAAGATACGTTCAAAGAATTGGGGGTAAAAGCTCAAGTTGCTTATGCAAGTAAAGCATTTTCCTCCATTGCGATGTTTCAACTCGTCAATCAAGAGGGCTTATCTCTAGATGTTGTCTCAGGTGGAGAATTATACACGGCATTACAAGCGGGTTTTTCTCCAGAGCGGATTCATTTTCATGGGAATAACAAAAGTTTTGAAGAGCTAGAAATGGCATTGGATGTAAATATTGGTTGCATCGTAGTCGATAATTTTCATGAAATACAATTGATTCAACAACTTGCAAAAGAACATGCTCGAAAGGTGGATGTTCTGTTACGAGTAACACCAGGTGTGGAAGCTCATACACATGATTACATCACAACTGGTCAAGAAGATTCGAAATTCGGCTTTGACCTTCACAATGGCCAAATTGAACAAGCGATGGAACAAGTGCTAAATGATCAATGGATTCATTTATTAGGGATTCATTGTCACATCGGCTCTCAGATTTTTGATACACAAGGTTTTGTTTTGGCGACAGAAAAAATCTTTCAAAAAATTGGACAGTGGAAAGAAACGTATCGATTTGTTCCAGAAGTTGTCAATTTAGGTGGAGGCTTTGGTATTCGCTATACGGCAGAAGATGATCCAATTCCGATGAGCATGTATGTAGAAAAAATGGTGAATGTCGTGAAAGAACAAGCCGAAGCTCTGGAAATTCCAGTGCCGGAAATTTGGATTGAGCCAGGGCGTTCACTTGTTGGAGACGCGGGGACGACATTGTATGCAATTGGTTCATCAAAGGTTGTACCGGACATTCGAAAATATTTAGCGGTAGATGGCGGCATGAGTGATAATATACGTCCTGCCTTATATCAAGCAAAATATGAAGCAGCTCTTGCAAATCGTATGAATGATGAAGTAAAAGAAACGGTATCGATTGCAGGTAAGTGTTGTGAAAGTGGAGATATGCTCATTTGGGATCTTCCGCTTCCGGTTGCAAAATCGGGAGACATTTTAGCAGTATTTTGTACTGGAGCTTATGGGTATTCCATGGCGAACAATTATAACCGACTGCAACGCCCTGCTGTTGTATTTGCAGAAAATGGTGAAGCTCAGCTTGTCATTCGACGTGAGAGTTACGAGGATTTAATTAAATTAGATTTACCGTTAAAGAATAAGTCAGTAGTGCGCTCATAATAATTTGGAAGTTTGATTTAGTTAAATGACCTCGGAAACGAGGGACAAAAAAGGTGTATAACCTAAAGTTAGGTTATACACCTTTTTGCATGTTAGAGCGGGTAAGTTTTAACTGTTATTATTGCATAAACAACATCTATGTTAAGCTACCTTCATCACTAAGATTGAAATAATGAACGAATGGAATCAGCAATGGCTTTAAATAAGTCTTTTATAGATTGAAGAAGAGATTGTCCTTCTTCTGATTCAAGGAATTTCGAAATTTGATCTTTCGCTTTTGTTAATTGGTCACCGATTTGTTCCCAATTAATATTTAAATTTTTCATCTCATTAAACAATGAGATAAGGTTATTAATTTCTTCTTCAGTTAAAGTGATATTTAAGTCTTTTGCGGCCTGTTCAATCCAACTACGCAACTCTTGCTCGTCCTTTGGTAAACCATTCTCTGCTACTTTTTCTTTTATTTTGGCTATGAGTGCAGCAGCATTCTCTGCTCCAATCTTATCCCCTAACTTAGCTGTTTCGATAAGTTCTTTATTTGCTAACTGCTTTACATCTTCTGATATGACTTCATCGGTTGAAACTTCATACGCTTTAATTAATCCTGTAAGAGCTGCAGTGCCTGAAACATCAAAAGGAGCTGTGACATAGATTGTGGCATCTTTAACACCTGCAGTCATGAGCGCATTTAAATACATTTCATCTGTTACCCAATTAATATGATTCGTTGTAACTTCTAAACCTGAACCTTTTTCCCCAATCGTGATCTTTGAGGATGAGATAGCTTTCGATCCAATTTGAGCTTTCGGAATATAATTTCCTAAATAGTTATGTTCCTCTTCATTTGAGACAGTAAGCATTAACGCATCTTCTGTTGCAGACATTTCTTCTAGAATAGAGTTTTTCTGCTCTTCACTTAAGTCTTCTCCAAGCGTCATAATAACATCTCCTACAGCAGCATCCGCTAACGCGAAGGAAGGGAGGGAGAGCAAACAAAGTGAAAATACAGTAAGTAA
The Bacillus kexueae DNA segment above includes these coding regions:
- the spoIIAA gene encoding anti-sigma F factor antagonist — protein: MSLLIDMEVKKNVLCVRLSGELDHHTAEDLRNRVNEIVEKQNIEHMLFNFKELHFMDSSGLGVILGRYKQIKNIGGEMVVCSVSPPVKRLFDMSGLFKIIRLEESEGQALETLGVAS
- the spoVAD gene encoding stage V sporulation protein AD, encoding MGLMGGTWTFENRIYVNSSGTAVGPKEAEGPLGQTFDISHEDLHCGEDNWELAERRLMEQAIDQCLTKSNLQTDQVDFFIAGDLLNQNVTSNYVARHLQIPTICMFGACSTSMETVAIGSQLVDSGFANKIVAATSSHNATAERQFRYPTEYGGQKPDTATATVTGAGAVLISQEYSDIVITSATIGKVVDYGLKDPFDMGSAMAPAAADTIQRHLQDLNRTTNDYDMFITGDLSGIGSPILKDLLKEEGIDIDEKHFDCGLMIYRPDQNVFAGGSGCACSAVVTFSHIFNMLRSKEVDRVFVVATGALLSPTMIQQKESIPTIAHGVVFERAERGVHH
- the sigF gene encoding RNA polymerase sporulation sigma factor SigF, with the protein product MDVEVKNEFSNGQLKDHEVKDLIKRSQQGEQDARDLIVQKNMRLVWSVVQRFLNRGYEPDDLFQIGCIGLLKSVDKFDLSYDVKFSTYAVPMIIGEIQRFIRDDGTVKVSRSLKELGNKIRRAKEELSKKLGKVPTVQEIADHLEIPPEDVVLAQEAVRAPSSIHETVYENDGDPITLLDQIADHSEHRWFDKIALQDAIQDLDERERLIVYLRYYKDKTQSEVAERLGISQVQVSRLEKKILKQMKDRMSG
- a CDS encoding stage V sporulation protein AB codes for the protein MNINILIIMMIGLSAGLAVGAGFVAFLTVLGIIPRLMQLTKTISYVRLYEWAVILGALIGGVLSLLNPIFDLSSYWLSVIGLLDGIFIGMLAAALTEVLNVIPLLTKRIGMERNMLVLLSAIVLGKVVGSLFHWLYFVDH
- the lysA gene encoding diaminopimelate decarboxylase, whose protein sequence is MYLHGTSRINEKGHLEIGGVDTTELAKEYGTPLYVYDVALIRKRAREFQDTFKELGVKAQVAYASKAFSSIAMFQLVNQEGLSLDVVSGGELYTALQAGFSPERIHFHGNNKSFEELEMALDVNIGCIVVDNFHEIQLIQQLAKEHARKVDVLLRVTPGVEAHTHDYITTGQEDSKFGFDLHNGQIEQAMEQVLNDQWIHLLGIHCHIGSQIFDTQGFVLATEKIFQKIGQWKETYRFVPEVVNLGGGFGIRYTAEDDPIPMSMYVEKMVNVVKEQAEALEIPVPEIWIEPGRSLVGDAGTTLYAIGSSKVVPDIRKYLAVDGGMSDNIRPALYQAKYEAALANRMNDEVKETVSIAGKCCESGDMLIWDLPLPVAKSGDILAVFCTGAYGYSMANNYNRLQRPAVVFAENGEAQLVIRRESYEDLIKLDLPLKNKSVVRS
- a CDS encoding stage V sporulation protein AE; protein product: MKDRRVILITDGDEYAAKAVQHVAKQIGGRCITQSKGNPSPLSGEELVKLILQTPNDPVLVLFDDCGLQGEGPGEIAMKYVANHERIEVLGVIAVASNSNHKEWTKINVSIDRYGELTSYGVDKYGVPDIEEGRMSGDTVYCIDQLGAPIVVGIGDIGKMNRKDSIEHGSPITTQAVRLILERSESDGGNVER
- a CDS encoding spore germination protein is translated as MAETLKDEKTQISSHLAENERFFKNHIGLGTSFDLGVRKFTIIGKQVHLYYVNGLCDTQFIIDLLRQITEVNDHEVESSKVKDIIENRLIHQQVSTIKTLDEAVDQLLSGLIVFIVEGSDFGFVVDVRSYPGRSPEEPDTEKVVRGARDGFVENIIVNTALIRRRIRDERLRFEMLKVGERSKTDICLAYVEDVADPGLVEVIKKELNTIKIDGLTMADKTVEEFLVKQGYNPFPLVRYTERGDVAANHLLEGHVIIMVDTSPSVIITPTTFFHHVQHAEEYRQAPAVGTFLRWVRFIGILSSIFLLPLWFLFVLEPSLLPENLAYIGPSETKNIPVLIQLFLADLGIEFLRMAAIHTPTALSVAMGLIAAALIGQIAIDVGLFVPEVILYVSVAAIGTFTTPSYELSIANKMVRLFLLILVAIFHVPGLVVGSTLYIVLLASIRSLNTPYLWPFIPFDPKALWQIVVRTSVPGAKLRPSIVHPQNEKKQPTS
- the spoVAC gene encoding stage V sporulation protein AC, whose amino-acid sequence is MTNKMKDDYSNQIKQYQPKPNYIWNCTKAFVVGGTICTIGQVINNMYIYVFHFSEENAGNPTVATLILISALLTGFGIYDRLGQFAGAGSAVPVTGFANSMTSAALEHKSEGLVLGVATNMFKLAGSVIVFGVVAAYLVGIIRYIVSVSLS
- the spoIIAB gene encoding anti-sigma F factor yields the protein MKNMMNLKFSSVSQNESFARVTVAAFIAQLDPTMDELTEIKTVVSEAVTNAIIHGYDQNPDGIVYISCTLEDHIVHLTIRDEGKGIENIEEARQPLFTSKPDLERSGMGFTIMENFMDEIQVETTVGQGTTVKLTKHLSKSKALCN
- a CDS encoding stage V sporulation protein AA — its product is MNRNVYLRLRNRIEVKADAVIKLKDVAKVVAEDEIEQKLNEQVLHKVQKHDKTFHVIDVIQVIESIHRIHPTLEINTFGPNQTIVEIVYPKRNLSFIKFSFVWLLLFVGAAIAIMNFHEDVSMQQVHVRLYRILTGERNLKPWILQIPYSIGLGLGMVLFFNHVFKKRINEEPSPLEVEIFNYQMNIDQYLSINENKESLKKNDEY
- a CDS encoding D-alanyl-D-alanine carboxypeptidase family protein — encoded protein: MKQLLVLTTAIFMMFGVATQAKANEQQLKLVDDVKSAILMERDTGEILYASNADEKLPPASMTKIMTMLLIMEELDKGTLKLDEKVRASEYAASMGGSQIFLEAGEEMTVEDLLKGIAIASGNDASVAMAERIAGSEDAFVAKMNEKAKELGLKNTQFQNPTGLPEDGHYSSAKDMALMAKELLKYEDITKYTGTYEDYLRENSDEKFWLVNTNRLVKFYPGVDGVKTGYTNEAKYCLTATAKKGDMRVIAVVFGAPTPKHRNAQVTKMLDYAYSQYETHPLFTRNEKVSDVKISKGSDQNVNLVTSEPISILTKKGESIDDIKQEVVFKENVQAPVEAGDELGTLILKKGEEVKVKSPLVAEKDVETASWWTLFKRVFGDFSKAS
- the spoVAE gene encoding stage V sporulation protein AE; this encodes MEYVIAFIAGGCICIIGQLLLDIFKLTPAHVMSSFVVIGAILDGFGIYDRFIEFAGAGATVPITSFGHSLLHGAMKGADEHGFIGIGMGVFELTSAGISSAIVFAFLVAVFFRPKG
- a CDS encoding DUF1002 domain-containing protein, with product MKKWLLTVFSLCLLSLPSFALADAAVGDVIMTLGEDLSEEQKNSILEEMSATEDALMLTVSNEEEHNYLGNYIPKAQIGSKAISSSKITIGEKGSGLEVTTNHINWVTDEMYLNALMTAGVKDATIYVTAPFDVSGTAALTGLIKAYEVSTDEVISEDVKQLANKELIETAKLGDKIGAENAAALIAKIKEKVAENGLPKDEQELRSWIEQAAKDLNITLTEEEINNLISLFNEMKNLNINWEQIGDQLTKAKDQISKFLESEEGQSLLQSIKDLFKAIADSIRSLFQS